The Brachybacterium huguangmaarense genome contains a region encoding:
- a CDS encoding phosphoglycerate kinase: protein MKTIESLGDLRGKRVLVRSDLNVPLDGTRITDDGRIRASVPTLRALLDAGARVAVVAHLGRPKGAPEEKYSLRPVVGRLGELLGTDVAFATDTVGPSAQETVAALGDGEIAILENLRFNPGETSKDEAERREFAQQLAALADAYVSDGFGVVHRKQASVYEVAQLLPSAAGLLVLKEVESLRKVTDDPERPFVVILGGAKVSDKLGVIENLLTKADRLIIGGGMAYTFLKAQGLEIGNSLLDAEQVDTVRGYLETAEKNGVEIVLPVDTVVAPEFGPDVDSEVVASDQIPADKEGLDIGPKTAELFAAKIADAKTLFWNGPMGVFEFEKFAEGTRAVAEAVASCAGFTVIGGGDSAAAVRNLGFDESRYDHISTGGGASLELIEGKELPGIAILEEDDK from the coding sequence CTGAAGACCATCGAGTCCCTCGGCGACCTGCGCGGCAAGCGCGTGCTCGTCCGCAGTGACCTCAATGTGCCGCTCGACGGCACCCGCATCACGGACGACGGCCGCATCCGGGCCTCCGTCCCCACCCTGCGCGCCCTGCTCGACGCCGGCGCCCGCGTGGCCGTCGTGGCCCACCTGGGCCGCCCCAAGGGCGCCCCCGAGGAGAAGTACTCGCTGCGTCCCGTCGTGGGCCGCCTCGGCGAGCTGCTCGGCACCGACGTCGCGTTCGCGACCGACACCGTCGGCCCCTCCGCCCAGGAGACCGTCGCCGCGCTCGGCGACGGCGAGATCGCGATCCTCGAGAACCTGCGCTTCAACCCGGGGGAGACCAGCAAGGACGAGGCCGAGCGCCGCGAGTTCGCCCAGCAGCTCGCCGCCCTCGCCGACGCCTACGTCTCCGACGGCTTCGGCGTCGTCCACCGCAAGCAGGCCTCCGTGTACGAGGTCGCGCAGCTGCTGCCGTCGGCCGCGGGCCTGCTCGTGCTCAAGGAGGTCGAGTCGCTGCGCAAGGTGACCGACGACCCCGAGCGCCCCTTCGTCGTGATCCTCGGCGGCGCCAAGGTCTCCGACAAGCTCGGCGTGATCGAGAACCTGCTGACCAAGGCGGACCGCCTCATCATCGGCGGCGGCATGGCCTACACCTTCCTCAAGGCCCAGGGCCTCGAGATCGGCAACTCGCTGCTGGACGCCGAGCAGGTCGACACCGTGCGCGGCTACCTCGAGACCGCCGAGAAGAACGGCGTGGAGATCGTCCTGCCGGTCGACACCGTCGTCGCCCCCGAGTTCGGGCCCGACGTCGACTCCGAGGTCGTCGCCTCGGACCAGATCCCCGCCGACAAGGAGGGCCTGGACATCGGCCCGAAGACGGCCGAGCTGTTCGCGGCCAAGATCGCCGACGCGAAGACCCTCTTCTGGAACGGCCCCATGGGCGTGTTCGAGTTCGAGAAGTTCGCCGAGGGCACCCGCGCCGTCGCCGAGGCCGTGGCCTCGTGCGCCGGCTTCACCGTGATCGGCGGCGGCGACTCGGCCGCGGCCGTGCGCAACCTCGGCTTCGACGAGAGCCGTTACGACCACATCTCCACCGGCGGCGGCGCGAGCCTCGAGCTGATCGAGGGCAAGGAGCTGCCGGGCATCGCCATTCTCGAGGAGGACGACAAGTGA
- the gap gene encoding type I glyceraldehyde-3-phosphate dehydrogenase, giving the protein MTVKVGINGFGRIGRNFFRAMLEQGADIEVVGVNDLTDNKTLAHLLKYDSITGRLKEDVSYDEDSITVGNQTFKALAERDPKNLPWGELGADVVIESTGIFTDATKAKAHIEAGAKKVIISAPAKNEDATFVIGVNDGDYDPAAHNIVSNASCTTNCLAPLAKVLNDEFGIVKGLMTTVHAYTADQNLQDGPHSDLRRARAAALNIIPTKTGAAQAVALVLPELKGKFDGYALRVPVPTGSATDLTFEASREVTVEEVNAAVKKAAEGDLKGILSYTEDPIVSSDIVSDPHSSIFDAGCTKVIGNQVKVVSWYDNEWGYSNRLVDLTSLVGKSL; this is encoded by the coding sequence GTGACAGTCAAGGTCGGCATCAACGGATTCGGTCGTATCGGGCGCAACTTCTTCCGCGCCATGCTGGAGCAGGGAGCCGACATCGAGGTCGTCGGCGTCAACGACCTCACGGACAACAAGACCCTCGCGCACCTGCTGAAGTACGACTCGATCACCGGTCGCCTGAAGGAGGACGTCTCCTACGACGAGGACTCCATCACCGTCGGCAACCAGACGTTCAAGGCGCTCGCCGAGCGCGACCCGAAGAACCTTCCCTGGGGCGAGCTGGGCGCGGACGTCGTCATCGAGTCCACCGGCATCTTCACCGACGCCACCAAAGCCAAGGCCCACATCGAGGCCGGCGCCAAGAAGGTCATCATCTCCGCCCCCGCCAAGAACGAGGACGCGACCTTCGTGATCGGCGTCAACGACGGCGACTACGACCCCGCCGCGCACAACATCGTGTCCAACGCGTCGTGCACCACCAACTGCCTCGCGCCGCTGGCCAAGGTCCTCAACGACGAGTTCGGCATCGTCAAGGGCCTCATGACCACGGTGCACGCGTACACCGCGGACCAGAACCTCCAGGACGGCCCGCACTCGGACCTGCGCCGCGCCCGCGCCGCCGCCCTGAACATCATCCCCACCAAGACCGGTGCGGCCCAGGCCGTGGCCCTGGTCCTGCCCGAGCTCAAGGGCAAGTTCGACGGCTACGCGCTGCGCGTGCCGGTCCCCACGGGCTCCGCGACCGACCTCACCTTCGAGGCGAGCCGCGAGGTCACCGTCGAGGAGGTCAACGCCGCCGTCAAGAAGGCCGCCGAGGGCGACCTCAAGGGCATCCTGTCCTACACCGAGGACCCGATCGTCTCCTCCGACATCGTCTCGGACCCGCACAGCTCGATCTTCGACGCCGGCTGCACCAAGGTGATCGGCAACCAGGTCAAGGTCGTCTCCTGGTACGACAACGAGTGGGGCTACTCCAACCGCCTCGTCGACCTCACGTCGCTCGTCGGCAAGAGCCTCTGA
- the whiA gene encoding DNA-binding protein WhiA, whose translation MALTGDVKEELAHLEITRPSCRKAEVAAMLRFAGGLHLVAGRIVVEADLDSAAAARRLKTAIQGVYGHRSEVMVVAPSGIRRTTRYVVRVVADGGALARQTGLLDAHGRPVRGMPPAVVGGAMPDAAAAWRGAFLARGSLTEPGRSAALELTCPGPEVALAMVGAARRLGVPSKAREARGADRVVLRDGDAISALLAHMGAHQTVLAWEDRRTRREVRATAHRLANFDDANLRRSARAAVAAGARVERALEILGPEVPDHLRVAGELRLAHRQASLEELGRLADPPMTKDAVAGRIRRLLAMADKHAEELGLPGTDAGIPPEDGDAGTA comes from the coding sequence ATGGCACTGACCGGTGACGTCAAGGAGGAGCTCGCCCACCTCGAGATCACCCGCCCCTCGTGCCGCAAGGCCGAGGTCGCGGCCATGCTGCGCTTCGCGGGCGGCCTGCACCTCGTGGCCGGCAGGATCGTGGTCGAGGCCGACCTCGACTCCGCGGCCGCGGCCCGCCGCCTCAAGACGGCGATCCAGGGCGTCTACGGCCACCGCAGCGAGGTCATGGTCGTCGCCCCCTCCGGCATCCGCCGCACCACCCGGTACGTCGTGCGCGTGGTCGCCGACGGGGGAGCGCTCGCCCGCCAGACCGGACTGCTCGACGCCCACGGCCGCCCCGTGCGCGGCATGCCGCCCGCCGTCGTCGGGGGAGCCATGCCCGACGCCGCCGCCGCGTGGCGCGGCGCCTTCCTGGCCCGCGGCTCGCTGACCGAGCCCGGCCGCAGCGCCGCCCTCGAGCTCACGTGCCCCGGGCCCGAGGTGGCCCTCGCGATGGTCGGCGCGGCCCGCCGGCTGGGCGTGCCCTCCAAGGCCCGGGAGGCGCGCGGCGCCGACCGCGTCGTGCTGCGCGACGGGGACGCGATCTCCGCCCTCCTGGCCCACATGGGAGCCCACCAGACCGTCCTCGCCTGGGAGGACCGCCGCACCCGGCGCGAGGTGCGCGCGACCGCCCACCGGCTCGCCAACTTCGACGACGCCAACCTGCGCCGCAGCGCCCGCGCGGCGGTCGCGGCGGGCGCCCGCGTCGAGCGCGCGCTCGAGATCCTGGGGCCCGAGGTGCCCGACCACCTGCGCGTCGCGGGCGAGCTGCGCCTGGCCCACCGCCAGGCGAGCCTCGAGGAGCTGGGCCGGCTCGCCGACCCGCCCATGACCAAGGACGCCGTGGCCGGGCGCATCCGCCGGCTGCTCGCGATGGCCGACAAGCACGCCGAGGAGCTGGGCCTGCCCGGCACGGACGCCGGCATCCCGCCCGAGGACGGCGACGCCGGCACTGCCTGA
- a CDS encoding gluconeogenesis factor YvcK family protein, protein MTSRIPARIGHPRPRPSSPYAAVGAEGGLSVVALGGGHGLAANLRALRHLADELTAVVTVADNGGSSGRIRAEMPVLPPGDLRMALAALCEDSDWGAVWRDVVQHRFRTDGELDGHALGNLLIVTLWQILGDPVAGLDKVGELLGARGRVLPMALEPLDIEARVVGADGVGRLVRGQAEVAVATGRVEDLHLLPAEPPVPTEVLEALAGADWIIIGPGSWYTSVLPHLMVPELAEAIRTSPARRCITMNLSAGTSETAGMASSDLLDALLERAGDTRFDALIADPTLQDDSYELAEHARSHGIRALLRQVSVGAGMPVHDPVRLAAAYRDVFDGTFGDVDDRAADEPRADAPPTAGPEEGAHDGTDR, encoded by the coding sequence ATGACGTCACGGATCCCCGCCCGCATCGGCCACCCGCGCCCGCGCCCCTCGTCCCCCTACGCCGCCGTCGGCGCCGAGGGGGGACTGTCGGTCGTCGCCCTCGGCGGCGGCCACGGCCTCGCCGCGAACCTGCGCGCGCTGCGCCATCTCGCCGACGAGCTCACCGCCGTCGTCACCGTCGCCGACAACGGCGGCTCCTCCGGCCGGATCCGCGCCGAGATGCCCGTGCTGCCGCCCGGGGACCTGCGCATGGCCCTCGCCGCCCTGTGCGAGGACTCCGACTGGGGCGCCGTGTGGCGCGACGTCGTCCAGCACCGCTTCCGGACCGACGGCGAGCTCGACGGCCACGCCCTCGGCAACCTCCTGATCGTCACCCTGTGGCAGATCCTCGGCGACCCGGTCGCGGGGCTCGACAAGGTCGGCGAGCTGCTCGGCGCCCGCGGCCGCGTGCTGCCGATGGCGCTCGAGCCGCTCGACATCGAGGCCCGCGTGGTCGGCGCCGACGGCGTCGGCCGCCTGGTGCGCGGCCAGGCCGAGGTGGCCGTCGCGACCGGCCGCGTCGAGGACCTGCACCTGCTGCCGGCCGAGCCGCCCGTGCCGACCGAGGTGCTCGAGGCCCTCGCCGGGGCCGACTGGATCATCATCGGTCCCGGCTCGTGGTACACCTCGGTGCTGCCCCACCTGATGGTGCCCGAGCTCGCCGAGGCGATCCGCACGAGCCCCGCCCGCCGTTGCATCACGATGAACCTCTCGGCCGGCACGAGCGAGACCGCGGGCATGGCCAGCAGCGACCTGCTCGACGCGCTCCTCGAACGCGCCGGGGACACGCGCTTCGACGCCCTGATCGCGGACCCCACGCTCCAGGACGACAGCTACGAGCTCGCCGAGCACGCCCGGAGCCACGGCATCCGCGCCCTGCTGCGGCAGGTCTCGGTGGGGGCCGGCATGCCCGTCCACGATCCCGTGCGCCTCGCCGCCGCGTATCGTGACGTCTTCGACGGCACGTTCGGCGACGTCGACGACCGCGCCGCCGACGAGCCGCGGGCCGACGCACCCCCCACCGCCGGACCCGAGGAAGGAGCTCACGATGGCACTGACCGGTGA
- the rapZ gene encoding RNase adapter RapZ produces MGTDPASGPAAPEATSPGEIIIITGLAGAGRETAAHALEDLGWYVVYNIAPQLIRTLYDLQAQTEGHPPRFAVVVDPRSGPLFSELYDVVRQLRAAELRPRLVMLTADEDTLVRRFDSVRRPHPLQGEEGVLEGIRREREQLAPYRRLADVVIDTSPLNVHQLTMKMRSLFGTSEEQALTVNVLSFGFKYGIPIEADHVSDVRFIPNPYWVPELRPLRGTDEPVASFVLGDANAQEFVEKYIEMITPVLRGYTHENKNFTTLAIGCTGGKHRSVAVAERIADELRRMGHPVRVRHRDLGRE; encoded by the coding sequence ATGGGCACCGACCCCGCCTCCGGCCCCGCGGCTCCCGAGGCCACGAGCCCCGGCGAGATCATCATCATCACGGGCCTGGCCGGCGCCGGGCGCGAGACCGCCGCGCATGCGCTCGAGGACCTCGGCTGGTACGTCGTCTACAACATCGCGCCGCAGCTGATCCGCACCCTGTACGACCTCCAGGCGCAGACCGAGGGCCACCCCCCGCGCTTCGCCGTCGTCGTCGACCCCCGCTCCGGCCCCCTGTTCTCCGAGCTGTACGACGTGGTCCGCCAGCTGCGCGCCGCCGAGCTGCGTCCCCGGCTGGTCATGCTGACCGCCGACGAGGACACCCTCGTGCGCCGCTTCGACTCGGTGCGACGCCCCCACCCGCTGCAGGGCGAGGAGGGCGTGCTCGAGGGCATCCGCCGCGAGCGCGAGCAGCTGGCCCCGTACCGCCGCCTCGCCGACGTCGTGATCGACACCTCCCCGCTCAACGTGCACCAGCTCACGATGAAGATGCGCTCGCTGTTCGGGACCTCCGAGGAGCAGGCGCTCACCGTCAACGTGCTGTCCTTCGGCTTCAAGTACGGCATCCCGATCGAGGCCGACCACGTCTCGGACGTGCGCTTCATCCCCAACCCGTACTGGGTGCCCGAGCTGCGGCCCCTGCGCGGCACCGACGAGCCCGTCGCGTCGTTCGTGCTCGGCGACGCCAACGCGCAGGAGTTCGTCGAGAAGTACATCGAGATGATCACGCCCGTGCTGCGCGGCTACACGCACGAGAACAAGAACTTCACGACGCTCGCGATCGGCTGCACGGGCGGCAAGCACCGCAGCGTCGCCGTCGCCGAGCGCATCGCCGACGAGCTGCGCCGCATGGGCCACCCCGTCCGGGTGCGCCACCGGGATCTGGGACGCGAATGA
- the uvrC gene encoding excinuclease ABC subunit UvrC, protein MADPATYRPAPGTIPTRPGVYRFRDADSRVIYVGKAKNLRARLSNYFQDVANLHPRTRRMVTTASSVEWTVVTSEVEALTLEYTWIKEFDPRFNVKFRDDKSYPYLAVTMAERYPRIHVTRRAKLKGDRYFGPYTHVWAIRETVDLLLRVFPVRTCSAGVFRRAERSGRPCLLGFIGKCSAPCTGEISEEDHRALAEQFCDFMAGNTAKYTREIERRMREASAAMDYETAARLRDDLGALTKVMERNSVVLSDSTDADLIGLAQDDLEAAVQVFHVRGGRIRGQRGWTAEILDESTTADLVERALTTLYADAAEGATGVPHEVLVPTMPTDVEDVRALLGRAVDLRVPQRGEKKELLDTVTTNAQEALRLHRLRRAGDLTARSKALEDLGEALELDEPPLRIECFDISHSQGTNVVGSQVVFEDGLPRKSEYRRYAVHGEAARDDTASMYDVIARRLEKHLHPPEATDEDARRFAYPPALILVDGGPPQVAAAQRAMDDKGVTDIALAGIAKRLEEIWLPGEEHPVILPRTSEALFLVQRLRDEAHRFAITYHRSKRGRAMHESALDAVPGLGPARRRALLDRFVTVRAIREAGEDELVEVPGIGPALAAQIHSALQSDTPDPAVDMATGEILD, encoded by the coding sequence ATGGCCGATCCCGCCACCTACCGCCCGGCCCCGGGGACCATCCCCACCCGGCCGGGCGTGTACCGCTTCCGCGACGCGGACTCGCGGGTCATCTACGTGGGCAAGGCCAAGAACCTCCGGGCCCGGCTGTCCAACTACTTCCAGGACGTCGCGAACCTGCACCCGCGCACGCGCCGCATGGTCACGACCGCCTCCTCGGTCGAGTGGACGGTCGTCACGAGCGAGGTCGAGGCCCTCACGCTCGAGTACACGTGGATCAAGGAGTTCGACCCGCGGTTCAACGTCAAGTTCCGCGACGACAAGTCCTACCCGTACCTCGCCGTCACGATGGCCGAGCGCTATCCGCGGATCCACGTGACCCGGCGGGCCAAGCTCAAGGGCGACCGCTACTTCGGGCCGTACACGCACGTGTGGGCGATCCGCGAGACCGTGGACCTGCTGCTGCGCGTGTTCCCCGTGCGCACGTGCAGCGCGGGCGTGTTCCGCCGCGCCGAACGCTCGGGCCGGCCCTGCCTGCTCGGCTTCATCGGGAAGTGCTCGGCGCCCTGCACGGGCGAGATCTCCGAGGAGGACCACCGCGCCCTCGCCGAGCAGTTCTGCGACTTCATGGCCGGCAACACGGCGAAGTACACGCGCGAGATCGAGCGGCGGATGCGGGAGGCCTCGGCCGCGATGGACTACGAGACCGCCGCGCGCCTGCGCGACGACCTCGGCGCTCTCACCAAGGTCATGGAGCGCAACTCCGTGGTCCTCTCGGACTCGACGGACGCCGACCTGATCGGCCTGGCCCAGGACGACCTCGAGGCCGCGGTCCAGGTCTTCCACGTGCGCGGCGGCCGGATCCGCGGCCAGCGCGGCTGGACCGCCGAGATCCTCGACGAGTCCACCACCGCCGACCTCGTCGAGCGGGCCCTGACCACCCTGTACGCCGACGCCGCCGAGGGCGCGACCGGCGTCCCGCACGAGGTGCTCGTGCCCACCATGCCCACCGACGTCGAGGACGTGCGCGCCCTGCTGGGCCGCGCCGTGGACCTCCGGGTGCCCCAGCGCGGCGAGAAGAAGGAGCTGCTGGACACCGTCACCACCAACGCGCAGGAGGCCCTGCGGCTGCACCGGCTGCGCCGCGCCGGGGACCTCACGGCGCGCTCGAAGGCGCTCGAGGACCTCGGCGAGGCCCTCGAGCTCGACGAGCCGCCCCTGCGCATCGAGTGCTTCGACATCTCCCACTCCCAGGGCACCAACGTGGTCGGCTCCCAGGTGGTGTTCGAGGACGGCCTGCCCCGCAAGAGCGAGTACCGCCGCTACGCCGTGCACGGCGAGGCCGCGCGCGACGACACCGCCTCCATGTACGACGTCATCGCGCGCCGTCTCGAGAAGCACCTGCACCCGCCCGAGGCGACCGACGAGGACGCCCGCCGCTTCGCGTACCCGCCCGCCCTGATCCTCGTCGACGGCGGCCCGCCCCAGGTCGCCGCGGCCCAGCGCGCCATGGACGACAAGGGCGTGACCGACATCGCGCTCGCGGGCATCGCCAAGCGCCTCGAGGAGATCTGGCTGCCCGGCGAGGAGCACCCCGTGATCCTGCCCCGCACGAGCGAGGCCCTGTTCCTCGTGCAGCGCCTGCGCGACGAGGCGCACCGCTTCGCGATCACCTACCACCGCTCCAAGCGCGGGCGCGCGATGCACGAGAGCGCCCTCGACGCGGTGCCCGGCCTCGGCCCCGCCCGGCGCCGTGCCCTGCTCGACCGCTTCGTGACCGTGCGCGCGATCCGCGAGGCCGGCGAGGACGAGCTCGTCGAGGTCCCGGGGATCGGCCCCGCGCTCGCGGCGCAGATCCACTCGGCACTACAATCCGATACGCCCGACCCGGCCGTCGACATGGCGACCGGCGAGATCCTCGACTGA